The Phragmites australis chromosome 15, lpPhrAust1.1, whole genome shotgun sequence genome window below encodes:
- the LOC133892176 gene encoding uncharacterized protein LOC133892176, producing MEFMFERSHVSGLSACIPGEEGTGSHINVDDEDAEGMEEDIAPMMAARTQQKRKGNSSSPTKISPRKKGKNPMVRVMSRMVDDVISSNSVTSKALTGDYTHQAIREVMNLAKEARAVEGSDEHFMATKLFVKAGNREIFLTFETNEGRLNWLKRCYEERKK from the coding sequence ATGGAGTTTATGTTTGAGAGGAGTCATGTATCCGGTCTGTCTGCATGCATCCCAGGTGAAGAAGGCACTGGCAGCCACATAAatgttgatgatgaggatgcGGAAGGTAtggaggaagacattgcacccATGATGGCTGCTAGGACGCAGCAGAAGCGGAAGGGAAATTCTAGTAGCCCAACGAAGATTAGCCCAAGGAAGAAGGGGAAGAATCCTATGGTTAGGGTCATGTCACGCATGGTGGATGATGTCATTAGCTCTAACTCAGTAACCTCAAAAGCATTGACTGGTGACTACACTCATCAGGCAATTAGAGAGGTGATGAATTTGGCAAAAGAAGCACGAGCAGTTGAAGGGAGTGATGAGCATTTCATGGCTACAAAACTGTTTGTGAAAGCTGGAAATCGTGAAATATTTCTCACTTTTGAGACAAATGAAGGGAGGCTCAATTGGCTCAAGAGATGCTatgaagaaaggaagaaataa
- the LOC133892175 gene encoding protein ALP1-like — protein MSSSDTDSSSDDDYAKKLDIALKRRKLVLDAANVFAMYYGQTFLKKAARRQPDVTGYDWVIKTLNQPRSCYKMFRITRAVFDSLHDTLVSNYGLKSTSSMTSIDSLAMFLWTCGAPQSFSQIDNRFERSNETISRKLAYVLNCVNNLAVDIIKPRDPHFVAVHSRLQDPRFSPHFNDCIGAIDGTHIPVVVPSAETVAHVGRYRYTTQNVLAVCDFDMRFTFVVSGWPGSVHDTRVFNEALNNYADKFPFPPEGINITSKVYLFTSSSSYR, from the coding sequence ATGAGTTCAAGTGACACTGACagttcaagtgatgatgattaCGCTAAAAAATTGGATATTGCATTGAAGAGGAGAAAGTTGGTTCTAGATGCAGCAAATGTTTTTGCTATGTACTATGGTCAAACTTTCTTGAAGAAGGCAGCAAGGAGACAACCTGATGTGACCGGTTATGATTGGGTCATCAAAACTTTGAATCAACCTAGATCTTGTTACAAGATGTTTAGGATCACCAGAGCAGTGTTTGATAGTTTGCATGATACATTGGTGTCAAACTATGGATTGAAATCAACTTCAAGTATGACATCTATCGATAGTTTGGCCATGTTTTTATGGACTTGTGGTGCTCCACAATCTTTTAGCCAAATTGACAATCGGTTTGAGAGGTCTAATGAGACTATCAGTAGAAAGTTGGCATATGTGTTGAATTGTGTCAACAATCTAGCAGTGGATATTATCAAACCAAGAGATCCTCACTTTGTTGCAGTGCATTCTAGGCTTCAAGATCCTCGTTTTTCACCTCACTTTAATGATTGTATTGGAGCAATAGATGGTACTCATATTCCTGTTGTTGTGCCTTCTGCTGAGACGGTTGCACATGTTGGACGGTATCGATATACTACTCAGAATGTGCTAGCTGTATGCGACTTCGATATGAGATTCACTTTTGTTGTTTCTGGATGGCCGGGTTCTGTGCATGACACAAGGGTGTTCAATGAAGCATTAAACAACTATGCTGATAAGTTTCCATTTCCTCCTGAAGGTATCAACATTACCTCTAAAGTATATTTATTTACATCATCTAGTTCATATCGCTGA